Sequence from the Mycobacterium florentinum genome:
GCATGGGCGACGCGGCCGCCGATGTGCTGATCGGCGGGCCTGCGCAGGCCACCAACGAAATGGGTGCGGTGTACCGCGAGATCTCGCCGTCCGACATCGAGCCTAACCCGCGTCAGCCGCGCCAGGTGTTCGACGACGAGGCGCTGGCCGAGCTGGTGCACTCGATCCGCGAGTTCGGTCTGTTGCAGCCCATCGTGGTGCGCGCGGTCACCCCGTCACCGGGCGGCGCGCGCTACCAGATCGTGATGGGGGAGCGGCGCTGGCGGGCCGCCCAGGAGGCGCAGCTGGCCACCCTCCCGGCCATCGTGCGGGAGACGACCGACGACAACCTATTACGAGACGCCCTCCTGGAGAACATCCACCGGGCACAGCTGAACCCGTTGGAAGAAGCGGCGGCATACCAGCAGTTGCTCGATGAGTTCGGCGTCACCCACGACGAACTGGCCTCGCGGATCGGCCGGTCGCGGCCACTGATCTCCAACATGATCCGGTTGCTCAAACTGCCGATCGCCGTGCAGCGCAGAGTGGCGGCCGGCGTGCTGTCCGCCGGCCACGCCCGGGCGCTGCTGTCGCTGGAGTCGGGCCCGGAGGCGCAGGAAGAGTTGGCGAGCCGGATCGTCGCGGAGGGTCTGTCGGTGCGCGCCACCGAGGAGGCCGTGACACTGGCCAACCGTGGCGACGCGGCGGCCCCGACACCACAGCGCCGCAAGCCGATCCAGATGCCCGGTCTGCAAGACGTCGCCGATCGGCTGTCGAATGCGTTCGATACCCGGGTGACGGTCAGTCTGGGCAAGCGCAAAGGGAGGATCGTCGTCGAGTTCGCCTCGGTCGAGGATCTACAGCGAATTATCGACACCATGACCCCGCCCAAGGCATGACCCGTTACCCGGTGTAATTACGTCACTGTGACACCGCACGGGTTCTGGACGTGTGCCTGGCTCCCTCAAACACGGAGATCCGGTGTGTATCAAGCCTTTTCGGCATTCGCCCTGCGGCGGCATCGCACCGCGGAGCGTTTCGGCGGCCGCGTCGGCGTGGCAGTGCCAACACTGGCCCGAGAGCGACAAACTCTCCTATCCTGGAGGGGTTGGTGGTGCACCTCAGCCCGGGACACCCGGGCCTGCGGCAGTGGGCCGCGATACGCACGGAAGCCGGGAGGCAAGTGTCTGCTCGAATCACGCCCCTGCGGCTCGAAGGCTTCGAGCAGCTTCCCAAGCACGCGCGCCGCTGCGTCTTCTGGGAAGTCGATCCCGCGACCCTCGGTGATCAGGACCACCTCGCCGACCCCGAATTTGAAAAAGAGGCGTGGCTGTCGATGGTGATGCTGGAGTGGGGATCGTGCGGTCAGGTCGCGACCGCGATTCCCGACGAGCAAAGCCCGACCGACCCGCCCTGTCTGGGCTACGCGCTGTACGCCCCGCCCGGCGCGGTACCGCGGGCACATCGGTTTCCGACGGCGCCGGTGTCTGCAGACGCGGTGCTGCTGACGTCGATGGGTATCGAACCCGGGCATGCCGCCGACGACTTGCCACACGATCTGCTGGCTCGGGTCATCGACGAATTGATGCGCCGCGGGGTCCGGGCGCTGGAGGCCTTCGGTCGCACCCCCGCGGCGTCGGAGTTGTTGGATCCCGGCCTCGCCGATCGCGACGTCCAGCCGGTGCTGGAATCCCTCGGTGACTGCTCGGTCGACCGCTGCATCATCGATGCGGAGTTCTTGAAAGACGTGGGTTTCGTTGTGGTGGCACCACATTCGTACTTCCCGCGGCTGCGCCTCGAGCTGGACAAGGGCCTCGGGTGGAAGGCCGAGGTCGAGGAGGCGCTGGAGCGGCTACTGGCGAATGCTCAGCTGCAGCAGCCGGTGGGCGCCGGGTCTGCGGCGGGAAATACGTTGCAGAACAAGCAGAACGGTTAAGTACCGCCGAGGCGGGTCGTCCGTTCCACCGACAATTCGTGAGCCAGCAGCTCGGCGAAGGTGAACGTGCCCGTCGGCCGGTCGTTCTTGCCGAGCAGGTAGAGCCGCTTGACCGCAGCGAGGATGCCCTCGGCGATCGCATCGCGGGTTTGAGTCGCGAGCAGCCTGTCCCGATCGCCCGGGTTGGTGATGTAGCCGACGTCGACCTGCACGGTGGGCATCCGGGTCAGCCGCAGCAGGTCCCAGGTGCGGCCGTGCGTCCGGCAATCCCGTAACCCGGTGCGGGCCACCACTTC
This genomic interval carries:
- a CDS encoding ParB/RepB/Spo0J family partition protein, producing the protein MTQPSRRKGGLGRGLASLIPTGPAEGDTGPATLGPRMGDAAADVLIGGPAQATNEMGAVYREISPSDIEPNPRQPRQVFDDEALAELVHSIREFGLLQPIVVRAVTPSPGGARYQIVMGERRWRAAQEAQLATLPAIVRETTDDNLLRDALLENIHRAQLNPLEEAAAYQQLLDEFGVTHDELASRIGRSRPLISNMIRLLKLPIAVQRRVAAGVLSAGHARALLSLESGPEAQEELASRIVAEGLSVRATEEAVTLANRGDAAAPTPQRRKPIQMPGLQDVADRLSNAFDTRVTVSLGKRKGRIVVEFASVEDLQRIIDTMTPPKA
- a CDS encoding acetyltransferase encodes the protein MSARITPLRLEGFEQLPKHARRCVFWEVDPATLGDQDHLADPEFEKEAWLSMVMLEWGSCGQVATAIPDEQSPTDPPCLGYALYAPPGAVPRAHRFPTAPVSADAVLLTSMGIEPGHAADDLPHDLLARVIDELMRRGVRALEAFGRTPAASELLDPGLADRDVQPVLESLGDCSVDRCIIDAEFLKDVGFVVVAPHSYFPRLRLELDKGLGWKAEVEEALERLLANAQLQQPVGAGSAAGNTLQNKQNG